The following coding sequences lie in one Treponema socranskii subsp. buccale genomic window:
- a CDS encoding LacI family DNA-binding transcriptional regulator translates to MTKNAATIYDVAKKARVSPATVSRVLNEPSKVNADKRDAVLDAIAALRFIPKAAAVANARRFYKKISVIAPFFTQPSFMQRLRGISKVLSGRYYEIVVHSIESRKDMSEYIDMLCGSRIADGLIVLCLEPTDAMLAKLRASDIPVCFVEARREGFDSVSIDNEDGGRLAAEFLFNKGYRAPAFIGELSDKSYAVHATEERLHGFSDWFGNRGIDIPHHRIRLGEIADQKIDEEISALFSQNDLPDCIFASSDVIAARVIKLTKIRDIRVPEDIAVIGFDDIDFTEYLNLTTVSQELDESGKCAAELILDRQRDPLRAARSVHIQLRIIERATTGTKTGNTI, encoded by the coding sequence ATGACAAAAAACGCAGCAACAATCTATGACGTCGCAAAAAAGGCGCGTGTCAGCCCCGCAACCGTTTCCCGCGTTTTAAACGAACCTTCAAAGGTAAACGCGGACAAACGCGACGCAGTACTTGACGCCATCGCAGCCCTTCGCTTTATCCCGAAAGCGGCGGCGGTTGCCAATGCGCGGCGGTTTTACAAAAAGATCAGCGTCATCGCCCCGTTTTTTACCCAGCCATCGTTTATGCAGCGTCTCCGCGGTATTTCAAAAGTCCTGTCCGGCCGATATTACGAAATCGTCGTGCATTCGATCGAAAGCCGAAAAGATATGAGCGAATACATCGATATGCTCTGCGGAAGCAGGATCGCCGACGGACTCATCGTGTTATGTCTGGAACCGACGGATGCGATGCTTGCGAAACTGCGCGCATCGGATATTCCCGTCTGCTTTGTCGAAGCGCGGCGGGAAGGATTCGATTCCGTTTCCATCGACAACGAAGACGGCGGACGGCTTGCCGCCGAATTTCTTTTTAATAAAGGATACCGCGCACCGGCTTTTATCGGTGAACTGTCGGATAAATCCTATGCCGTACACGCGACGGAAGAGCGTTTGCACGGTTTCAGCGATTGGTTCGGAAATCGCGGCATCGACATCCCGCACCATCGTATACGACTCGGCGAAATTGCCGATCAAAAAATCGATGAAGAAATCTCGGCGCTGTTTTCACAAAACGATTTACCCGACTGCATCTTCGCATCGAGCGACGTCATCGCCGCCCGCGTTATAAAGCTCACAAAGATACGGGACATACGGGTTCCGGAAGATATCGCCGTCATCGGATTCGATGATATCGATTTTACCGAATACCTCAATTTGACGACGGTGAGCCAGGAACTCGACGAAAGCGGCAAATGTGCCGCGGAACTCATACTCGACAGACAGCGGGATCCGCTCAGAGCGGCGCGCAGCGTACACATCCAGCTGCGGATCATCGAACGGGCGACAACCGGTACAAAAACCGGAAATACAATATAA